One window of Nocardia nova SH22a genomic DNA carries:
- a CDS encoding phytanoyl-CoA dioxygenase family protein yields MLSDAQVDAFVAEGFVRVDGAFSAETATAAREILWRATGCDPEDPATWNQPVIRLPGFGDEPFRVAARSPLLARACDQLVGPGRWVPRNGLGTFPIRFPSDQPPGDDGWHIDASFAGDDDDPSDYGRWRVNVVSKGRGLLMLFLFSDVGPQDAPTRIRAGSHLRMARVLEPYGEAGVPMFDLVDDFATTADLPEVAATGRAGDVYLCHPFLVHAAQPHRGAHPKFMAQPPLELNEEFRLERPDGDYVPVEAAVRRGLGR; encoded by the coding sequence ATGCTGAGCGATGCGCAGGTCGACGCTTTCGTGGCCGAGGGGTTCGTCCGGGTGGACGGGGCATTCTCGGCGGAGACGGCGACTGCGGCGCGCGAGATCCTGTGGCGCGCCACCGGGTGCGATCCGGAGGATCCGGCCACCTGGAACCAGCCGGTGATCCGGTTGCCGGGCTTCGGTGACGAGCCGTTCCGGGTGGCGGCCCGGAGTCCGTTGCTGGCGCGGGCCTGCGATCAGCTGGTCGGTCCGGGGCGGTGGGTGCCGCGAAATGGTCTCGGTACCTTCCCGATTCGCTTTCCGAGCGATCAGCCACCGGGAGACGACGGATGGCATATCGATGCGAGTTTCGCCGGGGACGACGATGATCCGAGCGATTACGGGCGATGGCGGGTGAACGTCGTGTCGAAAGGACGCGGACTGCTGATGCTGTTCCTGTTCTCCGACGTCGGCCCGCAGGACGCCCCGACTCGGATCCGGGCCGGATCGCATCTGCGGATGGCGAGAGTGCTGGAACCGTACGGCGAGGCCGGGGTCCCGATGTTCGATCTGGTGGACGATTTCGCGACGACGGCCGATCTGCCGGAGGTAGCGGCGACCGGGCGGGCCGGGGACGTCTACCTGTGTCATCCCTTCCTGGTCCATGCCGCCCAGCCCCATCGGGGCGCGCATCCGAAGTTCATGGCGCAGCCGCCGCTCGAGCTGAACGAGGAGTTCCGGCTCGAGCGGCCGGACGGTGACTACGTGCCGGTCGAGGCCGCTGTGCGGCGCGGATTGGGCCGATAG
- a CDS encoding LLM class flavin-dependent oxidoreductase, translating into MTIRFGTMLVPQSATGWTAAARDAEQQGYHTLLMPDTLMTQSPFPALAAAAAVTTTLRLRPNVLAAPLRTAATVVRETAALQALSDGRFELGIGVGRPGAEAEAQRLGLPWGSPGQRRTHLRDIVEAVRAEVDPAPAVMVAAAGPRMLTAAAGFADRILTAVGPKATEQDVAQLFSLVRDSTDRPIPFTSQLIGVGERTAWSPSGHFDAAQLRDAGSFALLPADPEAAADILRERQDKYGIDEVIVPGDLAEGFAPVLELLS; encoded by the coding sequence ATGACGATCCGTTTCGGAACCATGCTCGTCCCGCAATCGGCGACCGGTTGGACCGCCGCCGCGCGGGACGCGGAACAACAGGGTTACCACACCCTGCTGATGCCGGACACCCTCATGACACAGTCACCGTTTCCGGCTCTGGCCGCTGCGGCCGCGGTGACCACGACCCTGCGCCTGCGCCCCAATGTCCTCGCGGCCCCACTCCGCACCGCCGCCACCGTGGTTCGCGAAACCGCCGCGCTGCAAGCACTTTCCGATGGACGTTTCGAACTGGGAATCGGGGTGGGGCGGCCCGGCGCGGAGGCGGAGGCCCAGCGCCTGGGCCTGCCGTGGGGTTCGCCCGGACAGCGCCGGACCCATCTGCGGGACATCGTCGAAGCCGTCCGCGCCGAGGTGGATCCGGCACCGGCCGTCATGGTCGCGGCGGCCGGGCCGCGAATGCTCACCGCCGCAGCCGGATTCGCCGATCGCATCCTCACCGCGGTAGGACCGAAGGCGACCGAACAGGATGTCGCACAACTGTTTTCCCTGGTCCGCGACAGCACCGACCGCCCGATCCCCTTCACCAGCCAACTGATCGGCGTCGGTGAGCGCACCGCCTGGTCACCGTCCGGACACTTCGACGCCGCACAACTGCGCGACGCGGGCTCGTTCGCTCTGCTTCCCGCCGACCCCGAGGCGGCCGCCGATATCCTGCGTGAACGCCAGGACAAGTACGGCATCGACGAGGTGATCGTCCCCGGCGACCTCGCCGAGGGCTTCGCCCCCGTCCTCGAATTGCTCAGCTGA
- a CDS encoding sensor histidine kinase gives MESRRWAFGRDVVLTLVVTVIQVGAGHAANAHQADVRSLDGIGYALLVAGPVLLLLRRRYPRSVFVAVLAVTAGYLLAGYGYGPIFVSLIIAFLTAASRGSRWYTYPLVPLGYLLMVWPVPALRGQDTGGWPVIGILAWLFVLIGIAEGIRQRQAVLLARSQRAEAARRNAAAERARELAEREQRADRERLAIARELHDVLAHSLSLINVQSSVALELFDRKPEQAATALSAIKEVSRDALEEVHSLLRSIRAGAGTVAAPTSPAVGIGDLESLLAPTRAAGTVVHTRITGTPHRLPVVVDVAAARIVQESLTNVLRHAPGTEATVAVDYSPTGLCITVDNDGPPNSPQSSTTGGGNGIPGMIERAHALGGELSAAARTDGGFRVEARLPIPATAAAREHGSTLPSTPSGRANDAHLRTRPPRSADRANDAGTPESAAEPRERE, from the coding sequence GTGGAGTCCAGGAGGTGGGCCTTCGGCCGGGATGTGGTGCTGACGCTGGTGGTGACCGTCATCCAGGTCGGCGCCGGGCACGCGGCCAACGCGCATCAGGCCGATGTGCGGTCACTGGACGGGATCGGCTACGCCCTGCTCGTGGCGGGGCCGGTACTGCTGTTGCTGCGGCGTAGGTATCCGCGCTCGGTATTCGTCGCCGTCCTGGCGGTCACCGCCGGGTATCTGCTGGCCGGATACGGTTACGGACCGATCTTCGTCTCGCTGATCATCGCGTTTCTCACGGCCGCGAGCCGGGGCTCACGCTGGTACACCTACCCGCTGGTTCCGCTGGGGTATCTGCTCATGGTCTGGCCGGTACCGGCACTGCGCGGGCAGGACACCGGCGGCTGGCCGGTCATCGGGATCCTGGCGTGGCTGTTCGTGCTGATCGGGATCGCCGAGGGGATCCGGCAGCGGCAGGCGGTACTGCTCGCCCGCAGTCAGCGCGCCGAGGCGGCGCGCCGCAATGCGGCGGCCGAACGGGCCCGCGAACTGGCTGAACGCGAGCAGCGCGCGGATCGGGAACGCCTCGCCATCGCGCGCGAACTGCACGATGTGCTGGCGCACAGTCTGTCGCTGATCAATGTGCAGTCCTCGGTGGCACTGGAGTTGTTCGACCGGAAACCCGAGCAGGCCGCGACCGCGCTGTCGGCGATCAAGGAGGTCAGCCGGGACGCACTGGAAGAAGTGCACAGCCTGCTGCGCTCCATCCGCGCCGGAGCGGGAACCGTTGCGGCGCCGACCAGTCCGGCGGTCGGCATCGGAGATCTGGAATCATTGCTGGCTCCGACCCGCGCGGCCGGAACGGTCGTCCACACGCGGATCACCGGTACGCCGCACCGGTTGCCGGTGGTGGTCGACGTGGCCGCGGCCCGCATCGTGCAGGAATCGCTGACCAATGTGCTGCGGCACGCACCGGGTACGGAAGCAACCGTCGCTGTGGATTATTCACCGACCGGCCTGTGCATAACTGTGGACAATGATGGACCGCCGAATTCTCCACAGTCGTCCACAACCGGTGGGGGGAACGGAATTCCGGGCATGATCGAACGCGCGCACGCACTCGGAGGGGAGTTGTCCGCGGCGGCGCGCACGGACGGCGGGTTCCGAGTCGAGGCACGGCTACCGATTCCGGCGACCGCGGCCGCCCGGGAACATGGCAGCACCCTCCCATCGACTCCGTCGGGTCGAGCGAACGACGCTCACCTCCGAACCCGCCCACCGCGCTCCGCCGATCGAGCGAACGACGCCGGTACTCCTGAGTCCGCGGCCGAGCCGCGGGAGCGAGAATGA
- a CDS encoding ABC transporter ATP-binding protein encodes MNRSNADDVVLTAGLTKRYGDQVAVDAVSMTVRRGEIYGFLGPNGAGKTTTLRMLVGLIASTSGSATVLGCRPGEPEALRRIGVLIEGPGFYPYLSGRDNLRVLARYRRNAAGRRDRFAEVDEVLARVGLADRADDRFRAYSLGMKQRLGVGAALLGGPDLLILDEPTNGLDPAGMAEMRELITGLAAEGHTVVLSSHLLSEVQEICDRVGVISGGRLLTESTVSELRGAATLLVCAEPVETAYPAVRRVVGDHAAMLTATGIRVDAGRATAPEVARAVIESGADLLELRIDERSLEEVFFEMTKQESPI; translated from the coding sequence ATGAACAGATCGAATGCCGACGATGTCGTGCTCACCGCCGGTCTCACCAAGCGGTACGGCGACCAAGTGGCCGTGGACGCCGTCTCCATGACCGTCCGGCGTGGTGAGATCTACGGTTTTCTCGGGCCGAACGGCGCGGGTAAGACCACGACGCTGCGGATGCTGGTCGGCCTGATCGCATCGACCTCCGGATCCGCGACGGTCCTCGGCTGCCGCCCGGGCGAGCCGGAAGCGTTGCGGCGCATCGGCGTCCTGATCGAGGGCCCCGGTTTCTATCCGTACCTGTCCGGCCGCGACAACCTGCGGGTACTGGCCCGCTACCGCCGGAACGCGGCCGGGCGGCGTGATCGGTTCGCCGAGGTCGACGAGGTGCTGGCGCGGGTCGGGCTCGCCGATCGGGCCGATGATCGCTTCCGCGCCTACTCGCTCGGCATGAAGCAGCGCCTGGGTGTGGGCGCGGCCCTGCTGGGCGGGCCCGATCTGCTCATCCTCGATGAACCGACCAATGGTCTGGATCCCGCCGGCATGGCCGAAATGCGGGAACTGATTACCGGATTGGCCGCCGAGGGGCACACCGTCGTGCTCTCCTCGCATCTGCTCAGCGAAGTGCAGGAAATATGCGATCGGGTCGGCGTCATCTCCGGCGGGCGGTTGCTCACCGAATCGACGGTCAGTGAATTACGCGGTGCGGCAACGCTTCTGGTGTGCGCCGAACCGGTGGAAACGGCCTATCCGGCGGTGCGCCGGGTAGTGGGCGATCACGCCGCGATGCTGACCGCCACCGGCATCAGAGTCGATGCCGGTAGGGCAACGGCGCCCGAGGTGGCACGCGCGGTGATCGAGTCCGGGGCCGATCTGCTCGAGCTGCGGATCGACGAGAGATCGCTGGAAGAGGTGTTCTTCGAGATGACGAAACAGGAGAGTCCGATATGA
- a CDS encoding vWA domain-containing protein: protein MTNPDATLIAVLLDRSGSMQSIKADTEGGLAAYFEEQRKLPRQIQVTFAQFDTEYECLYSNVQIDRIPAPELHPRGGTALYDALGKLVTDVGAELAARPESERPGTVIVVVLTDGHENSSREWTHAAVRSLITQQQEVYNWDFLFLGANMDAVEIGASMGFAPSQSITYAAAPAGVAGVFGAAAAYSARLQSDPGSARSSGFTDSERQQSNPGE from the coding sequence ATGACCAATCCGGATGCCACACTCATCGCGGTCCTGCTGGACCGTTCCGGTTCCATGCAGTCGATCAAGGCCGACACCGAGGGCGGGCTGGCCGCCTACTTCGAGGAACAGCGCAAGCTGCCCAGGCAAATCCAGGTGACGTTCGCGCAGTTCGACACCGAATACGAGTGCCTGTATTCGAATGTGCAGATCGACCGGATTCCGGCGCCGGAACTGCATCCGCGCGGCGGGACGGCGCTCTACGACGCCCTCGGCAAACTGGTCACCGATGTGGGCGCCGAGCTGGCCGCGCGACCCGAATCCGAGCGGCCGGGCACGGTCATCGTCGTGGTACTCACCGACGGGCACGAGAATTCCAGCCGGGAATGGACCCACGCGGCGGTCCGGTCGCTGATCACCCAGCAGCAGGAGGTCTACAACTGGGACTTCCTGTTCCTCGGCGCCAATATGGACGCCGTGGAGATCGGCGCCAGTATGGGGTTCGCGCCGAGTCAATCGATCACCTACGCGGCCGCACCCGCCGGGGTGGCGGGTGTATTCGGTGCGGCGGCAGCGTATTCCGCGCGCCTGCAGTCCGATCCCGGTTCGGCGCGCAGCAGCGGATTCACCGATTCCGAACGGCAGCAGTCGAATCCGGGGGAGTGA
- a CDS encoding response regulator transcription factor, which translates to MNDIRVLVADDQALVRAGFAALLDAQDGIEVVGEADNGEQAVRLARELRPDVVLMDIRMPVLDGLAATREIAADPALTEVKVVVLTTFELDEYVFEAMRSGATGFLVKHTEPADLVKAVRVVAGGDALLSPSVTRRLVAEFATRAKPAPETTLTDLTDREREVMTLVAEGLTNAEIGKRLFMSPATARTHVSRILLKLNARDRTQLVVMAYESGLVRPGWQ; encoded by the coding sequence GTGAACGACATACGGGTCCTGGTCGCGGATGATCAAGCTCTGGTGCGTGCCGGTTTCGCCGCGCTGCTGGATGCCCAGGACGGAATCGAGGTCGTCGGCGAGGCCGATAACGGCGAGCAGGCCGTGCGGCTGGCCCGGGAACTGCGTCCGGATGTGGTGTTGATGGATATCCGGATGCCGGTTCTCGACGGCCTGGCCGCGACCCGCGAGATCGCCGCTGACCCCGCACTCACCGAGGTGAAGGTGGTGGTGCTGACCACCTTCGAGCTAGACGAGTACGTCTTCGAGGCGATGCGTTCCGGTGCGACGGGATTCCTGGTCAAACACACCGAACCCGCGGATCTCGTGAAGGCCGTCCGGGTGGTGGCCGGGGGTGACGCACTGCTGTCGCCCAGCGTCACCCGCCGCCTGGTCGCCGAATTCGCCACCCGTGCCAAACCCGCGCCCGAGACGACGCTGACCGACCTCACCGACCGCGAGCGCGAGGTGATGACGCTCGTAGCGGAGGGTCTCACCAATGCCGAGATCGGCAAGCGCTTGTTCATGAGTCCCGCGACCGCGCGCACCCACGTGAGCCGAATCCTGTTGAAGCTCAACGCTCGTGATCGGACACAGCTGGTGGTGATGGCCTACGAGTCGGGGTTGGTCCGACCGGGCTGGCAGTAA